In the Trinickia acidisoli genome, ACTCGGCCTTTCGCCTACCTTGATCTGGGTTGCGGATCCGCGCATTCGACAATCGTCAACGCAGGCGCATTCCCACACGCGCAATTCCATGCATGCGACTTCAATCCGGCGCATATCGAGGCGGCCGCGCGCCGAGTGTCAAACCTCGGCGTCCACAATATCGCTCTTCACGAAGCCGCGTTCGACGCATTGCTCGACCGCGATCTGCCCTCGTTCGACTTCATCGTTCTGCACGGCGTCTATAGTTGGGTCGATGCCGACGCGCGTCGCACACTTCTAGAAATTCTCTCGCGCAAGCTCAATGACGGCGGCATCGTATATCTGAGCTACAACTGTTTTCCCGGATGGTCCGCGGAGACGCCTCTACGCAAACTCATGCTCGAATTGTCGCGAGCGGCGGATGGAGATGTCGCGCATCAGGTGAGCGCAGCAGTCGATGCCATGCAGCGATTGGGCAACTCGGGCGCCAAGTACTTCCGCGACAATCCCGCGGTAAACGAAGCACTGAAAGCCATTTCGAAAGATCCGGTCGACTATCTCGCGCATGAGTTTCTAAACGACACGTGGAAGGTGCATTACTCCGTCGACGTCGCCGACGAAATGGCCGACATCGGTCTAACGTACGTGGGCAGCGCAACGCTGGCCGACAATCACCTTCCGCTGATCATCGATAAACGCGCAGCCGAATCGATCGCCACACTAGCGAGCGCACGGCTGCGACACTTGGCGGCGGACTTCGCGGTCAATCGACGATTCCGCCGAGATGTATTCGTTCGCCGAACGCAAGAGACGGATCGGCAAGGCGATGTGGTCGGACATCTCGACGACGCGGTCGTCGGCTGCGCCACCGATGTCGAGCAAATCGATGTGCGCGTGAATATTCCTCGAGGGGTATTGAACTTTCAGGCCGATTTCATTGGAGATTTGCGCGTGCTGATGGCGGAGGGTTCGATGCGTATCGGTGACATCGTTACACGGTTGCACGGGCGCGATCCGCGACGCAACGCGATGGAAATACGGCAAAACGTGCTCTTTCTGGTCGCGGCAGGAGCGTTGATGCCTTTTGCTAATG is a window encoding:
- a CDS encoding class I SAM-dependent methyltransferase yields the protein MQAPDRFSGYVSEVTFPDRFHRELSPAWLDYVSALGGVEPRDLTRPFAYLDLGCGSAHSTIVNAGAFPHAQFHACDFNPAHIEAAARRVSNLGVHNIALHEAAFDALLDRDLPSFDFIVLHGVYSWVDADARRTLLEILSRKLNDGGIVYLSYNCFPGWSAETPLRKLMLELSRAADGDVAHQVSAAVDAMQRLGNSGAKYFRDNPAVNEALKAISKDPVDYLAHEFLNDTWKVHYSVDVADEMADIGLTYVGSATLADNHLPLIIDKRAAESIATLASARLRHLAADFAVNRRFRRDVFVRRTQETDRQGDVVGHLDDAVVGCATDVEQIDVRVNIPRGVLNFQADFIGDLRVLMAEGSMRIGDIVTRLHGRDPRRNAMEIRQNVLFLVAAGALMPFANAGGYSDGTTRRAVNSVVGRALESIVESASPGFVPCERAGNGVWVTVDEAVQARRWFVDESAVRPDRLARLGLV